TTGCGGGAGTTCATACGTCCGTCACGTCAATGAAAATAGACCACATACCCTCTTCACTTCGTCCACAAGGCTTGCAGCTTTGGCGGAAGGTGGTTAAGCATGTATGTTGCATGTTGCTTTGGCAGAGGGTTGCATGCATGTTGTTTCATTTTTAAGTggttttatccatgtaattttttttCAAAGTATGTCAAAGGCGCACCATATCTAATCTATATCTATatttatatctatacctactaataaagcaaggtgcgtttctgtgattttttcatccgttcatcgACGTAAAGtttttttctatccgaggtggtactaaatattTGTACATCCGTCTACTATAAAAAAAATCGTACATGAGCCGCATGAGCTATGGCCCGGCGAAGCCAgcccacttatttatctgcccagaTAGCTGTGGAAGCCTATTTGCCGCACTAAGTGTCAAATAGCAGGATCTTCGCACAAGATGCCCAAGACTGGGTCGGCCCATTTTGTTTTTTttattctgtttctgttttttcccaTTCCTTTCTCGTTTTCTATCCTGATTCTTTTTCCTTCCAATTTTCGATTATTTTTCCTTTTCTCATAAATTAAAATCTTGAAAAAATTATTCAAACTTTCAATTTCCTTCCCATACTTTAGAAGAAAAAGTTCAGAATCTAAAATTGTTGTTTCCTATCTTGtaaaatgttcaaaaatttaaTTTTTGTTCCAATTCCAAAATGTGTTCAAAATTTTAAAAGGATCCCATTTTCCAAAAAAATGTATATTACAAAAAAATCAAGATTTTCAAAACAAGTTGCATTttaaaaatattcttgttttagtgaaatgttcacaaattaaaaaaataatgTTCGTGGTTATAAAACACATTTTCTAAACTTGTTCTAAATGTTCAAAACATGTTCACACATTCAACAAATGTTCATTTTTTTAAAAAGGTTCATGTTGTCaaaaaaatgtttatgaattttttaaaaaaaatctaccTGTTTCAAATGATGTCCATATTTTTCCAAAAAtgaatgaaaatttcaaaaaatggtTCGTATTTTTGAAAACTATTCTGGGTTTCAAGAAttgttcatgtttcaaaaaatatttggcaattcataaatattattttatttttggaaaatttaaaaaaaaaactgtTTTGAATCTGACGCTGCAGCATACTCTTAAACATCCGGGCTGGACGTTGGTTAGCAGGACCCATTTATTCGAGTAGCTAGCAGCCCGTGGTCGAGTTTTTGAGGTCGCGAGTTCGATACTTCAACACGTCATTTTTTTTTAATTTATATCGTGCCTTATAAACATAGGTCGTTTTGGTACCTGCCAAATGGGCTGGCCTAGATGTGAACTGTTGTGCGTCCCACGCACTATTTGACGATAAAAGAGAATATGCTTGTTGGCTATAATTGAAATATATTGTGGGCACGCgccaataaaagagaatatgcCGGGTTGCTCTAATTAAGAAGAACTGTGGGCACGTGAGCGCTGAAATAATTAAAGAGAATAAACCCTGATAAAGAAGGGGTTGTCTGGTTATGCGTGGATTATGCTAATAAAACAGGATTTATGCATTGCAATTAGTAATTCATCTGGTTACGTTGTCGTAGGAGAGAGTGGTCAAAGCAACCGTGCCCTGAAGATCGCCGCGCAGCTACAAAATGAGGAGACAACCACAACCCCGACACGGAGGTGAACCCGAAGGAAAAAAACACGAGTTGGGTGGTCGCCGCCATGCCGACTAATGCCACCACTATCAACATCTCACGGGACAAACATGACTTGCGAGAAGACCACAACTCTTCGCTCTGTCGCCCTATCATTGTGGATACCGTTTCTCGTGAACACATAATTTATCTCTCTCGTTGCTTCTCGAAAAATATctcccccgttgcaacgcacgggcatatgtgctatttTTATAAATTAGAGCAAAGTAGTTACATGAGGCTAATGAAGGATACGGACATCGATCGTTGGGTCGCCCACACGCACACCAAGAACCTAAGCTAACTCTTCACAAAATGATCTAGACCACCTACAACACCTGCAAGTTTCCAATCTTTGCTCTCATTTGGAATTTGAAGGGATAAGTCTACATGCCTCCTGAGTTGGTGGGGCCGATCGAACACTCTAGTGTTCCTTTGTTTCCAGAGCGCCCACGTTGTCTCGATGACCAGGGTGACGAATCCACGCCTATCATGTCTCCTAAATAGCTTCCTGGATCAAGTCCACCATTCGGTGAATGTATTCTTAGTGGTCAGGCAGCCAACGCTTAGCTGCAACAAAATCGAAACTCCTATACCACACCTCCCTTGCAAATACACATTGTGTCACGATGTGGTCAACGTTTCCTCTTCCTATAGGCAAGTGTAACAAGCGGGAAGGAGGTCTTGAAGCCCGTGATGTGCATGCCTATCGGAGGTCCACAACCGGCATTGAAAAGCAAGCCAGGCAAAGATTTTGCACTTTAAAGGGCCCCAACTCCGCCAGATGCAGCTCGCGAATGGCGATCGAGTCGGACTGGCGGTGTCATACACCGAGGGTAGCTCATCCATAGGAGCACGACCTCTAAACCAACCAGGGATCCACCAGGCCCAAGGCTAAAGGGGAACCCTATGAGGGCGCCAGAGACCTTCTTGCCCTACAAGACAAGGGCGGTGGGGGAGGAGATCACATCCACACCCCTGTAAACCATAGGTCTCCATCGTCTCTATGAGGGGAGGCCAGGGAACCTTCAAAATGATTTAATCTCATACAGAAACTCTCAGTAGCAACATCAAACACCATTATAACCCCCCGCACGAGGTATCCCTCCATCATGAATAATCAAAGGAAGCAACATGTAGTGTATTACTCTACGAAGGCCCGGACCTAGGTAAAACCCTCGTGTGATCTCCTATCTCAGACTTCCAACTGCGCTTGGAGCCACACCGAGGGATCTGATGGTATTTTGCACCATCATAGACCGTGGCACAAGTGTTGATATGTGGGATTGGCTGTATAAACTCCATTGGCCGAAGTTGGCCAAGCAAAAGCATAGGGAACAACAGTATCTCTATGCACCATGGCAATGGCGTGCCGAAGATGCATGACCTATAGCAGGGCCATGAAGGAGTCGCTCGGGCCGATGCCCAGTGTCCATTGTTCATCCATCGGAGCTTGATCTATTGTTCAAGTGTTCACAACCTTTGTGCCGACCAGATCAACAAGAAGTGGAGCAATGTCTTTGATGGAGAAACCATGAATCCACCAGTCTCTCCAGAAAAGCATGTTGTCCCCTTTGCCCACAATGATCCTCACCAAACTACCGAACACCAGTCGGGCATCCAAGTCCACCATCATCGACATGCCTTGCCATGGCCTCTACTGTGGGTCCGTACACCGAATCCATTCCCACCTCACTCAGAATGCGAGCGAATGCAACTTCAAGGGTTTAACCCTAAGCCCTTCATAGCTGGTTGGCTGACATATGGTATCCCATGCTACCAAATACTGCCCACCATTGGCACGACCTATCATCAAAAATCTAAACGGGTGCATCCATTACGAGCAGATGGTGCACCAGTCTAGCAACAACAACCAACTTCACCAACGCAAGCCTCCTCGGTCGCCAAATGAGGCCTCGCTGCCCAGCCGTATGAAGTGCTGAACTTGATCGAGCATAGGCAGACACTCAACCTTTGTTAGATGCTTGATGGCCAATTGTAACCCAAGATATCCAATCGTGCAATGTAACAAGTCTTCCACCCCTCGCTTGGTCGTGTTGGTCACCCctgatcggaatcatcaaggacttgTTGCAGTTGACTCACAGGCCTCAGGCTCCTCCAAAAGCTTCCAAAACAGATGTGACAAAGCTGAGGTCCGCCGCGGAGGGTCGAACAAAAAACGCTACGTTATCCACGTAGATGGAGAGGCACTGTTTGCAGTGATTCCTCGGTACGAGCTAAGAATTCCTTCATCCATTGCTTTACTTATAAGCGCTATCAGAACTTCCATCACAATGACGAACAACATCGGGGAGATGGGGTCTCCCTGACGTAGTCCACGTGCATGCCCAATTCCCCTTCTCGGAACACCATTCACAAGCACCTTTGTGGCGGCTAGCTGCAACAGGATTGCCACCCACCTAAGCCAGGCGTTGCCCAAAGCCCTTGGCACACAGGACTTCAAACAAAAATGGCCACGATTGTGAATCAAAAGCATGAGTGATATCAAGCTTCAAGAACACTCCTGCACTCTTCCTAGCATTGATCTTTCGAGCAACTTGCCGCACCAATAGAAAGTTATCCATGTAAAATGTGACCGTTGCTACCATGTTTGGTTCAAGGGTGTTGATATTTGATGGAAGACTATTGCAATAAAGACGGACATTCGAGCACTGGCAGAGCTACTTGTGACGAAAATGGGCCATGGCCTAACTATCCAAGAGCAAATATAGTGCGGGATTGAAGTAAATTGGGTCATGACGAAAAAAATAATGTTCTTCCTTCATACCGGTCCGCCCAGCTTTGGCTACGTAGCTCCGCCACTTCATTTGAGGTATATGGTTGGATGCAGGTGGCTTTGCCCTTGGCAGATCGCTCGGCTCTCGGGGTAGGCTCCTTATCACCGAGGCCTATGCTGTGTAGCGCGGATGATGTTGTTATGCCTTGCTTTATATTTCCTTGCTTCATGCGGAGGTCTGATGCCTACTGAGGTGATTCTATATGGTCTTTTGCTTCCCGAGACCTGGTTCTTCTCGTATTGTAAATGTTGAGTGGTGTTAGTAGGTTTTTGCCCCGTAGTAGATGTCACGTTTGGCAAGCATCCATGGTGGGTTTCCTACTAATGCTCCAACTCGCTCACTTCCCTTTCTTATCTCCTAGTTTGGTCAGTGATTGTTTGGTTCGAATGCATTGAATATTTCCGTTAAGCTATTGATAGAACGAGGTGTGAGTCTAGTCTTAAAAAAAACTCTGCCACTAAATTTGAGGTATATAGTTGAATGATAGGCTCCCCGTATCGTGTCCACGGAAATGTCTGGACACGGTCCACAAACGGATAGTGTGCGCCTTGGAGATGCATGCACACCGAGGATACGCACAGATATCTGCCACTCTGTCCGTGTAGTACATCGtgcgtagtagtactagtatagtaccctGTGCCGTACGTAcgaaaattcaaaatttaaaaaacCGGAGCGGGCAGGCGAAAGCAAACGGGCGAATCAACTTGtgattgagttggttaggtggacagtggtatccccaacccaccagggttcaaatcctggtgctcgcattattcctggatttatttcagaatttccggcgatgcgctttcagtgggaggagacgttcccgtcgacgacgaggcgcctacggtgacttcgtaaatcttaactgcatgtacaatgattgataagatagtcttatcttaaatcttgcatgtgatttagagATGACAACAAAATTTTTCTACAATGAGTCATCTCTtagtcttatcttcaataactagcaattcctaaaaatgtggtgagacatattgtgctaagagatcacctcttgtcttctcttaaataagagaagacaaaccttttcttatgagttctttctcctccacctcatcatctatcctacgtggcactcctaagatagcaccattgtacatgccctaagatgatatgccggctcagtctctcggaggtgctcatagggatagggtgtacgtgtgtgtgttcataggggtgagtgtatgcgcgtgtatatgagcgcttgtgtctgtactgatgctaaaaaaaaaagGCGAAAGCAAACGGGCCCGGACTGCCAGCGAGACCCACATCTTGCGCAATCGCGAACGGTTGCCGCGCCGCCTTCCTTCACTTTCCCCGTCCAGCCAGGCCGGCCCCGCTGCCGAACTCGCCGTGCGTGCTCTGCTCCTTCCCACTCTGTTCCATCCCTCCCTCCCGGCGGTAGAACCGAGACCCACAGCCGGCGGCCGTGAGCCACGACCGATCCAATCCACCCACGGTGGAGCCAGCAGCATTGCGTTCCTCGGGTCGGGGTTTGTCAGAGTTCTCGCGGATGGGGCCGGCGCCGCGGGAGGTGGTGGTGATcagcagctccgacgaggaggaggaggtgctctCCGGTAGGTCGGCTCGCTCGCCCGTCCCCCTGGGATGGGCCGCGAAGCTCGGGGACTCGGCGGTGCCAGCACCGCGGAGGCATAAAGGTAGGTCCCGTGCCGTTCGCGCCGGCAACGACGGCGACTGCGAGGGTGATGACTGCGTAGTTCTGGACGGCGACCCGGATAAGCCGGTTGCGGTTGCGGGTGCGAAGGGGAGGAGTAGGGGGGATGGCCTGCCGGGCGAGGTGGAGATCGTTGCGGTGAAAGGCGAGGTGTGTATAACAGTATAAGTGTATTGGCTTGTTCCCTTTCATTTTGATCCTTACAAGAGCATCTGCTTGCATTTGGTGGGTAGCATACAAGCTGTAACTTGTTATGTTGAAGGCTGCGTGAAGAGATGATCAGACTGCTGATTTCATCGGTCATTTGTATTTGTTGCTTTAGAATCGATTGGGAATTTTGGTTACAGCTGAAAACTTTGTCAAATCCGTCAAAGTTGGGACTCAGATACCATCTGATTCAAATAACACAATTTTCGTGAAATTTGTGGCTTTAGAATCGATTGGAAATTTGGTTTACAGCTAAGAACATACTTTCTGATTCAAACAATATCTGATTCGTTGAAGTTGCATCATAACATACTTGTTGATTCAAATATCATAATTTTTCATCGAAGGTTCATAATTGGGTTTTCCAAAAATTAGACTATTCAAGttgcaaatactccctccgtccaaaaaagcttgtccctaaatggatgtatctaacaccaaattagtgctagatacatccatttgatggACAAGCTTGAGACAAGCTTTCTCGGACCGAGGGAGTAGGAAATAAATTGTCTGATCAAGCACATAATATGGTTCCTTGACTACCTGTCCTTACTGTCTATGAATCTCTGCGGTTTCAGTTCATGTTGTATTCGACAGACATGAGGAATTAGAGCTTTTCTGAAGGAATTATACTACACCAGTTTACCTGTGGTAGCATTCCTTTATCAGTCCAATTACAGTTACATTTACATGCTATGCTTCTGCAGATAGCATGCAAGGACTTCCCTCACTTGCGCCATTCATGTTCCGAGTTGCCCTTCAGCACCACTTCTCACACAAAGCATTGCAGCATGGTAAGTAGCAAGCATTTTTACTCCATGTCCTTGATTCTGTTCGCAATATGGTTACAAAGATTATCGTAGCAGAGTAGACAGTTGAGCCTCCACAATGTGATTAAATTACTGTTTTCCAAATGCAGTGCTACTGTTTTGTATGTGATGCTCCAGCTCCATGCAAGTACTGGGGCAAAGGGCTCTTGAATGATGATCATTGCCATGCCACTGACAAGGAAACAAAGTGGAAAATACTGAGGCAGGCATTTAAGTGCAAAAGTGTGCCAGCATCTTATCCGGAGGAACGCCTGAATGTTGTGTACCAAACAACGCCATCCCCAAGACAGCAGGAATATTACGAGGAATACACACCAGAGGGGTACTCCGAGACGGACGAGGAGGCCACGGTGTGCATTGGGAACCTACCGTATGACATTGACGAGAAGGACCTTGTCCTGCTCTTCAAGGATGTCGGCATTGTCGTGTTCTCTGAGGTGAGCATTCTTAGCTCTTCATTGTCCTTGCCCGGTAACCGATATATGAAAATAGTGCCTCATATTCCTGATTCATGAGTAGTGTATGCACGACTAAATATGGTCCTGCAACTACTGGTAGCAAGACACGCAGTTCTGTACTCCCCCTGTTGTTATTGGTCATGTACATTGTTGAAATCTATA
The Triticum dicoccoides isolate Atlit2015 ecotype Zavitan chromosome 3A, WEW_v2.0, whole genome shotgun sequence genome window above contains:
- the LOC119272299 gene encoding 31 kDa ribonucleoprotein, chloroplastic-like, yielding MGPAPREVVVISSSDEEEEVLSGRSARSPVPLGWAAKLGDSAVPAPRRHKGRSRAVRAGNDGDCEGDDCVVLDGDPDKPVAVAGAKGRSRGDGLPGEVEIVAVKGEIACKDFPHLRHSCSELPFSTTSHTKHCSMCYCFVCDAPAPCKYWGKGLLNDDHCHATDKETKWKILRQAFKCKSVPASYPEERLNVVYQTTPSPRQQEYYEEYTPEGYSETDEEATVCIGNLPYDIDEKDLVLLFKDVGIVVFSEIIYDRETGESRGYGFVTMSTAEEAKKAVEMYNRREMDGRPLTVYKTAATRGARTEETPSPHPSRPVSSSFKIYVDNLPWKVSNSNLKQLFSDYGEVVGAKVVYHRGREAGRSPFGFVAMATRQESENAIWHLNKQVWWGRKLRVRVAREEERKVKVV